The sequence below is a genomic window from uncultured Stenotrophomonas sp..
CGGCGACGAAGTGCTGCTGCACGACCGGCCATTGGCGCCGATCGAGATGGACGTGGCCGGCAAGCTGGTGCGCGCCTTCGGCGAAGGCCGCTGGAACGGCGACCTCGACAACGCGCCGGAAAACGTCACCCTGGGCCTGCGCCTGCGCATCACCACGCCGGCCTCGGGCTGTGCCGGCCGCCGCTGCGCGTACTCGGCGCAATGCCCGGTGCTGCGCGCGCGCAGCGAGGTGCGCGAGGCGCAGATCGTGGTCACCAACCACGCCTTGCTGCTGTCGGCGCTGTCCATCGGCGAGAGCGACAACGGCCAGCCGCTGATCGCACCGCCCGGCGACATGCTGCTGGTGCTGGACGAAGGCCACCACGTCGGCAACGTCGCCATCGACCAGGGCGCGGCCAGCCTGCCGCTGGACGACATGGCGCGGCGCACCGGGCGCCTGCAGATCCTGATTGCCGCCGCCTACCGCGCGGTGGACAAGGACAAGCTTGGCAACCTGCTGCCGAACGAGGCCATCGAGGTCGCCGCGCGCGTCAGCAAGCTGCTCAAGGCCTTCGCCGATGGCATCGCGCAGGTGTGGACGCCGGCGCCGGACGAGCGCGAGCCGCTGTGGCGCGCGGCCAACGGCCGCCTGCCGGAAGCGTGGAAGCAGCCCATCGAGGAACTGGCCGACGAGACCCGCAGCCTGCTCAACTGGGCCACCGCCGCGACCTCGCAGGTCGCCAAGGCCAAGCCGGAGGACGCCGGCCACGAGCGCCTGCAACGCAGCCTCGGCATGGCACTGGAGATGATCCAGCAGCAGTACGACCTGTGGGCCGGCTGGCGCCGCGAGGACAAGGAAGGGCAGCCGCCGATGGCGCGCTGGATCACGCTCACCCGCGACGGCGAACACATGCTGCACTGCTCGCCGGTATCGGCGGCGATGGTGCTGCGCAAGCTGCTGTGGGACGAGGTGGATTCGGTGGTGATGACCTCGGCCACGCTCACCGGCGGCGGCGATTTCCAGTCATTGGCGATCGACAACGGCATCCCCGCGGAGGCGGAAATGGTGTCGCTGGCCTCGCCGTTCGACCTGCCCAACCAGGCGCAGCTGGTGGTGCCGCCGTTCCCGGTGACGCCGGACGACCGTGAGCGTCACCCGAAGGAAGTGGCCAGATACCTCGCCGCCGAGCTGGACTGGGACAAGGGCAGCATGGTGCTGTTCACCTCGCGCTGGAAGATGGAGAAGGTGGCCGAATTGATGCCGGCGACCTTGCGCAAGAAGGTGCTGGTGCAGGGCGAGGGCGCCAAGCAGAAAATGATCGACGAACACCTGCGCCGCACCGCCGCCGGCGAGGGCTCGGTGCTGTTCGGGCTCAATTCGTTCGGCGAGGGGCTGGACCTGCCGGGCGAGGCCTGTACCACGGTGGTCATCACCCAGGTGCCGTTCGCGGTGCCGACCGACCCGCAGACTTCGACGCTGAGCGAGTGGTTCGAGAGCCGCGGGCTGAACTCGTTCAACCTGATCGCGATCCCGCACGCGCTGCGCACGCTGACCCAGTTCGCAGGGCGCCTGATCCGCACTTCCACCGATAGCGGCCGCGTCATCATCCTCGACTCGCGGCTGCTCACGCGGCGCTACGGCAAGCGCATCATCGACGCGCTGCCGCCGTTCAAGCGGGTGATCGGGTAGGGCGCAGGAGCGTGCACGTGGAAGGTATGGAGCGGGCGGTGCCGGCCGCCGGCCGGTACTACTCCTCGCGCTTGTTCAGCGCCGAGGTCACCGCCGCGGCGTCCTCGCGCGACAGGAACAGGTATTCCAGCTCGCAGCCGCCGAACTTGTCTTCCAGGTCGTGCATGCGCACCGGGTGGTTGCCGAAGCGGTAATGCCGGCTGCCGTTGTCGGCGTCCTCGATCAGGTAGACGCCGAACGACGGCGGGTTGGTCAGGGTGCCTTCCAGCTTGACGGCCGAAGGGTCGATGGCGCGCTGGATGAGGTCTTCGAGATCGGTCATGGCGTTGCGTAACGGAGCGGGGGGGGGGGCGTGATTTCCGGGCAAGTGGAATCGTTGTCGGGGCCGGCGTCAATGCCTTTGGCGTTCCGGCCGGCGACGGGGCACGGGAACCCGGGCCTGCCGCTCCGATAGCGGCCTGCCGGAAGCGGGCTTGAGGGATGGGCGGATGCGCCGCCCCCGCAGGCAGGCCGCCTGCGGGGCGGTTTCAGCCCCTGCGCAGGCGCCGTGCCAGGCCGCTGGCCACGGCGATGGCGGCGGTCAGCGCGGCCATCGACAGGAACTGCACGCGGGTGGCGGCGGTGCCGAGCAGCAGCACGAAGATCAGCGCCAGGATCGCCAGCGCCAGCACCGTCAGGTACGGGAAGCCGGCCATGCGGAACGGTAGCGGGGTACCGTTGCGCTCGGCGCGGCGGCGCAGGATCAGCTGCGAAACCAGGGTGATGGTCCACACCAGCAGGCAGGTCGAGCCGACCACGTTCAGCAGCACCGGCAGCACGCGGGCCGGATACAGCAGCTCCAGCACGGTGGCGGCGAAGCCGAACAGCACGCTGGCCAGCACTGCCGGCACCGGCACCTGGCGGGCACTGACCCGTGCCAGTCCGCGCGGTGCTTCGCCGCGCGCGGCCAGCGAATGGATCATGCGCGAGGCGCCGTAGAGGTTGGCGTTGAGCGCCGACAGCAGGGCGATCACCGCGATCACGGTGATCGCGGTGGCCGCGCCGGGGATGTTGGCGACCTGCAGCACCGCCGCGAACGGCGACTTCAGCGCCTCGCTGGTCCACGGCACCACTGCGATGATCACCCCGATCGAGCCGATATAGAACACCAGGATGCGCCAGGCCACGGTGCGGATCGCGCGCGCCAGGCTGCGCTCGGGGTCCTGGGTTTCGGCGGCGGCCACGGCCACGATCTCGGTGCCGCCGAAGGCGAACACCACCACCAGCAGCGCCGCGCCGACGCCGGCCAGCCCCTTCGGCGCGAAACCGCCGTGGCCGAGCACGTTGGACAGCCCCGGCGAGGCTGCGCCCGGCAGCAGCCCGGCCAGCAGAGCGATGCCGACCAGGATGAAGGCGATGATCGCGGCCACCTTGAGGATGGCGAACCAGAATTCGAATTCGCCGTAGTTGCGCACGCCCATCAGGTTGATGGCAGTGAACACCACCATGAATGCCAGTGAGGTCAGCGGCACCGACAGCTGCGGCCACAGCGTCGCCAGCAGCCCGGCCGCGCCCACCGATTCGGCGGCGATCACGATCACCAGCTGTACCCACCACAGCCAGCCGATGGTGGCCCCGGCGGTAGCGCCCAGCGCGTCGGCGGCGTACACCGAGAATGCGCCGCTGGCTGGCCGGGCCGCGGCCATTTCACCCATCGCGTGCATCATGATGATGACCAGCGTGCCGGCGACCAGGTAGGACAGCAGTACCGCCGGGCCGGCGGCCTGGATGCCCACGCCCGAGCCGAGGAACAGGCCGGCGCCGATCGCGCTGCCCAGCCCCATCATGATCAGTTGGCGCGGCTTGAGCGCGCGCTCCAGTTTCTGCGACGGCGGGGCGGCTGCAATGGACGGATTGGCGGACATCGGCAGGCTTCGGGTGGCGGAAAGGGCGACACCATACCGCGTCCGCCGGCGGCGGTGCCTGTTCCGTTGGTTGGGCCGCCACCCCACACATTGCGTGCGTTTGCAGCATTTCCGGTTGCGCGGATCGACTAACGTATGCACCTGTTTCTGCAGCCAACGATGGCACCGTTCGAGACCGCAATGACCCTCAAGACCCTCAACCCCTTCGATTTGTTCGACGTGCGTTCGCTGCTGAGCGAGGAGGAACGCGCGGTGCAGGATTCCGTTGCCCGCTTCACCGACGAACGGGTGCTGCCGATCATCGGCGACTGCTTCGACCAGGGCCGCTTCCCGACCGAGTTGATCCCCGAGATCGCCGACATGGGCCTGCTCGGCAGCTCGCTGCCGGAGCAGTACGGCGGCGCCGGCCTCAATGGCGTCAGCTACGGCCTGATCTGCCAGGAACTGGAGCGCGGCGATTCCGGCCTGCGCAGCTTCGTCAGTGTGCAGAGCTCGCTGTGCATGTACCCGATCTATGCCTATGGCTCGGAGGAACAGCGCCTGCGCTGGCTGCCGGACATGGCGCGCGGCAAGGTCATCGGCTGCTTCGGCCTGACCGAGGCGCACGGCGGTTCCGACCCCGCGAGCATGAAGACCCGCGCGGTGAAGGACGGCGGCGACTGGGTCATCAATGGCTCCAAGATGTGGATCACCAACGGCCCGGTGGCCGACATCGCCATCGTCTGGGCCAACACCGACGACGGCGTGCAGGGTTTCGTGGTCGAGAAGGGCACGCCGGGTTTCAGCGCGCAGGAGATCAAGCACAAGATGAGCCTGCGGGCCTCGTCCACCGGCGCGCTGTTCTTCGACAACGTACGCGTGCCCGACGGCAACCGCCTGCCCAACGTGAAGGGGCTGAAGGGCCCGCTGGGCTGCCTCACCCAGGCCCGCTATGGCATCAGCTGGGGCCCGGTGGGCGCGGCGATCGCCTGTCTGCAGGAAGTGCTGGCCTACACCAAGGAGCGCATCCTGTTCGGCCGTCCGGTCGCGGCCACCCAGAGCGCGCAGATCAAGATGGCCGAGATGGCCCGCCGCATCACCACCGGGCAGCTGCTCGCCCTGCAGCTGGGTCGTTTGAAGGACGCCGGCGACCTGCTGCCGCAGCAGGTGTCGCTGGCCAAGTGGAACAACTGCCGCATGGCCATCGACATCGCCCGCGAATGCCGCGACCTGCTCGGCGGCGCCGGCATCACCACCGAGCATGGCGCTATCCGCCACGCGCTGAACCTGGAATCGGTCATCACCTACGAGGGCACCGAGACCGTGCACCAGCTGGTGATCGGCCGCGAGCTGACCGGCATCAACGCGTTCTGAGCAACGTGGCGGCCCGCAGGCGACAATGCGGGCCGCCCATCGCCTTGCCGGAACATAGTGAAGACACCCCCGCAACTGCAGGTCCTGATCGACGACGGCGTCATCGACGAAGTGCTGCGCCCGCTCAAGAGCGGCAAGGAGGCGGCGGTCTACGTCGTCCGCAGCGGCGACGAGGTGCGCTGTGCCAAGGTCTACAAGGACATGGCCCAGCGCAGCTTCCAGCAGCGCGTGCAGTACCAGGAAGGACGCAAGGTGCGTGGCAGCCGCGAAGCCCGCGCCATCGGCAAGGCCAGCAAGTACGGCCGCAGGCAGCAGGAAACGGCGTGGAAGAACACCGAGGTCGATGCGCTGTACCAGCTGCGCGAGGCCGGCGTGCGCGTGCCCGAGCCGTTCGGCTACTTCCACGGCGTGCTGGTGATGGAGCTGGTCACCGATGCCGACGGTTTCAGCGCCGCGCGGCTGGGCGAGGTGGAACTGGACGCCGCGCAGGCCCGCCGCTTCCATGCGGTGCTGGTGCAGCAGGTCAAGCTGATGCTGTGCTGCGGGCTGATCCACGGCGACCTGTCGGCCTACAACGTGCTGGTCGGCCCGGACGGTCCGGTGGTCATCGACTTCCCGCAGGTGGTCAGTGCCGGCGGCAACAACGCCGCGCGCACCATGCTGCTGCGCGACGTCAACAACCTCACCGCGTGGCTGGGGCGCGCGGCGCCCGAGCTGCTGGACACCTGGTATGGCGAGGAAATGTGGGAGTTGTTCCAGGCCGGCGAGCTGCGGCCGGACACCGAGCTCACCGGCGAGTTCACCCCGGAGCTGGGCGCGGTTGACCTGGACAGCGTCCGTCACGCCATCAACGATGCCCGCGAGGAAGCGCTGATCCGCCAGCAGGGGCGCGAGGCGGCGGCCGCGGAAGAGGATTACTGAGGGTTGGCGGACTGCTGTGGTTCGGCCACGACCGCGGTGCCGTAGCACAGCACCTCGGTGAGCCCGCTCATCAACTCGGTGGCGTCGTAGCGCACGGCGACGATGGCGTTGGCGCCCAGTTGCCGGGCGTGGGCCACCATGTCGCGGTAGGTTTCCTCGCGCGCCTGTTCGCACAGCTCGGTGTAGATGCTGATGTTGCCGCCGAAAATCGTCTGCAACCCGCCGAGGAAGTTGCCGACGATGGAGCGCGAGCGCACGGTGATGCCGCGCACCAGGCCGAGGTTGCGGGTGACCCGGTAGCCGGGCAGGTCCGGCGCGGTGGTCACCATCGTGTCGTTCAATACCGCCGCTGCCGCGCGCATCGAAGAGGAGTTGTACGGGTCGCTCATGGGGTCACCCCGGTTGGCCGGCATCCGGCGTCTGATGGTGGGGCATGCGGTGTCCGGTTTCCAATCCGCTGGAAATGGCCTGCGTGTTCCGCGGGCCCCGCGCGATTCACGCCGCGCCGGGAAACCCGTGCTGGCGCCAGGCCTCGAACACCGTCACCGCGACCGAGTTGGACAGGTTGAGGCTGCGGTTGTCCGGCTGCATCGGCAGCCGCAGGCGGTGGCCGTCGGGCAGGGTCTCCAGCAGCTCCTGCGGCAGGCCGCGGGTTTCCGGGCCGAACAGGAAGGCGTCGCCGTCGGCGAAGCGCACGCTGTCGTAGCGCACGCTGGCGCGGGTGCTCATGGCGAACAGGCGGGCGGGGGCGATGCGGGCCAGCGCGGTGTCCAGGTCCGGGTGGACCTGCATGCGGGCGTATTCGTGGTAGTCCAGGCCGGCGCGCTTGAGCTGCCGGTCGTCGATGTCGAAGCCGAGCGGCTCGATCAGGTGCAGGTGCGCGCCGGTATTGGCGCACAGCCGGATCACGTTGCCGGTGTTGGGCGGGATCTCGGGCTGGTAGAGCAGGACGTGGAAAACGGGGGAGGCGGCGGTCATCGGCGAAGTTTACGCCGCGGCCGCCTCCCGCTTTGCGTGGAGGCTCACTTGGCGACCATCCCTTGGGCGGCTTGGCCGAGGCTGTTGCCGTTCAGGGCGGCCTTGGCGGTGGCGGCGGCCAGCGCCTGCATCTGCTGCGCGTCCGGGCGCACGGTGATGGCCGGCAGCGACACCATCCACTGGCCGACACTGGCGCCGATGGCCAGCGGCGAGCCGGCGACCACCTGCATCGCGGCCTGCTCGGCGGCCAGTTCGACGATCTGGCCCACGCTCGGGCGCACCTGCACCATCGACAGGGTCGGGATGGCGCTGCTGCGCTCGCGTTCGGCTTGGGCCAATTGGTCGGCGGAAGGACGCACCTGCACCGTTTCCAGGGTGACGATGTCGGCTGCCTGTGCGGTGGCGGCGAAACCGGTGGTGGCGATGGCAAGCGCGATGGCGATGGACTTGGCGTTCATGGCATGACCTCGTTGGTGTGTGTCAAATGTGGTGTGGTAGTAAAGTAAAACACTAAATCTTGAAGTGCAAGAAATTTCCTGCTTTTCGCTTATCTGTTCAGCATCCAGTCATCAATGCTCGGGTTTGCCTGGAGGCAGGGTTTCTTTACGCACGATGTGTGCAAATCGCATCTTCTTGAAATCAAAGGAATTTAATTGAGACAAAAGTGTCCGCTGTCCGGACACCGTGGCCAGCCGGCCGCTGTCCGCGGACAGACATGCTGTCGTTGCCACCTCCCCCATTACCGTTGACGCATGCCGCCCCGGTCGCGTGATGGGTACGATCGGCGTTCACCTTCATTACTCAAGGACAGTGGGATGAACGCAGCCGCACCTCGTACCGCCCTTCTCGCCGTGGCGCTCGGCACCGCCATCGCCGGTTTCGCCGTCACCCCGCTGACTGCTGTGGCCAAGGCCCGGCCGGCTGCCGCCGCGTCCGCGGTGGATATCCCGTTCGAGGAGTTCACCCTGCCCAATGGCCTGCGCGTGGTGGTGCACACCGACCGCAAGGCGCCGATCGTGGCGGTCAACATCTGGTACCACGTCGGTGCCAAGGACGAACCGGCCGGTCGCACCGGCTTCGCCCACCTGTTCGAGCACCTGATGTTCCAGGGCAGCGAGAACCACGACGGCGAATTCTTCGAACCGTTCAAGCAGGTCGGCGCCACCGACCAGAACGGCACCACCAACACCGACCGCACCAATTACTTCCAGAACGTACCGACCACCGCGCTGGACATGGCGCTGTGGATGGAGTCCGACCGCATGGGCCACCTGCTCGGCGCGATCGACCAGGCTGCGCTCGACGAACAGCGCGGCGTGGTGCAGAACGAGAAACGCCAGGGCGAGAACCAGCCCTACGGACAGGTGTGGGACAAGCTGACCCGCGCGCTGTACCCGGCCGGCCACCCGTACCACCACGGCGTGATCGGCTCGATGAACGACCTCAACGCCGCTTCGCTGGACGACGTCAAGACCTGGTTCCGTACCTGGTACGGCCCCAACAACGCGGTGCTGGTGCTGGCTGGTGACATCGACGTGGCCACCGCCAAAGAGAAGGTCGCCAGGTACTTCGGCGACATCCCGGCCGGCCCGACGATGGCGCAGCCGGCGGTCAACATCGGCCAGCGCCCGGAATCCACCCGCGAGGTGATGACCGACAAGGTGCCGCAGGCGCGCATCTACCGCGCATGGAACGTGGCCGAGGTCGGCACTGCCGACATCGACCAGCTGCAGCTGTTCTCGCGGGTGCTGGGCGGGGCCAAGTCCTCGCGCCTGGACCAGCGCCTGCTGCACCGGGAAAAGCTGGTGGACAACATCGGCACGATGGTCGGCCCGTCGCAGCTGGGTTCCAACTTCATCATCATGGCCACGGTCAAGCAGGGTGTGGACCCGGCCAAGGTCGAGGCGATCATCGACGAGGAGCTGAAGAAGCT
It includes:
- a CDS encoding conserved hypothetical protein (Evidence 4 : Homologs of previously reported genes of unknown function), whose protein sequence is MPANRGDPMSDPYNSSSMRAAAAVLNDTMVTTAPDLPGYRVTRNLGLVRGITVRSRSIVGNFLGGLQTIFGGNISIYTELCEQAREETYRDMVAHARQLGANAIVAVRYDATELMSGLTEVLCYGTAVVAEPQQSANPQ
- a CDS encoding conserved hypothetical protein (Evidence 4 : Homologs of previously reported genes of unknown function), which translates into the protein MTEKVEAPRALTEEVKTAIRDAYAKLQANTPGFSTRRSQSQMIGVASRALATGGVGVVEAPTGVGKSLGYLTAGVPIALASKKKLVISTGTVALQSQLVERDIPNFLKATGLQATVALAKGRTRYLCTRNAAEAQGEGAQEGMFGDEVLLHDRPLAPIEMDVAGKLVRAFGEGRWNGDLDNAPENVTLGLRLRITTPASGCAGRRCAYSAQCPVLRARSEVREAQIVVTNHALLLSALSIGESDNGQPLIAPPGDMLLVLDEGHHVGNVAIDQGAASLPLDDMARRTGRLQILIAAAYRAVDKDKLGNLLPNEAIEVAARVSKLLKAFADGIAQVWTPAPDEREPLWRAANGRLPEAWKQPIEELADETRSLLNWATAATSQVAKAKPEDAGHERLQRSLGMALEMIQQQYDLWAGWRREDKEGQPPMARWITLTRDGEHMLHCSPVSAAMVLRKLLWDEVDSVVMTSATLTGGGDFQSLAIDNGIPAEAEMVSLASPFDLPNQAQLVVPPFPVTPDDRERHPKEVARYLAAELDWDKGSMVLFTSRWKMEKVAELMPATLRKKVLVQGEGAKQKMIDEHLRRTAAGEGSVLFGLNSFGEGLDLPGEACTTVVITQVPFAVPTDPQTSTLSEWFESRGLNSFNLIAIPHALRTLTQFAGRLIRTSTDSGRVIILDSRLLTRRYGKRIIDALPPFKRVIG
- the GCDH gene encoding Glutaryl-CoA dehydrogenase, mitochondrial, encoding MHLFLQPTMAPFETAMTLKTLNPFDLFDVRSLLSEEERAVQDSVARFTDERVLPIIGDCFDQGRFPTELIPEIADMGLLGSSLPEQYGGAGLNGVSYGLICQELERGDSGLRSFVSVQSSLCMYPIYAYGSEEQRLRWLPDMARGKVIGCFGLTEAHGGSDPASMKTRAVKDGGDWVINGSKMWITNGPVADIAIVWANTDDGVQGFVVEKGTPGFSAQEIKHKMSLRASSTGALFFDNVRVPDGNRLPNVKGLKGPLGCLTQARYGISWGPVGAAIACLQEVLAYTKERILFGRPVAATQSAQIKMAEMARRITTGQLLALQLGRLKDAGDLLPQQVSLAKWNNCRMAIDIARECRDLLGGAGITTEHGAIRHALNLESVITYEGTETVHQLVIGRELTGINAF
- a CDS encoding putative integron gene cassette protein (Evidence 3 : Function proposed based on presence of conserved amino acid motif, structural feature or limited homology), translating into MTDLEDLIQRAIDPSAVKLEGTLTNPPSFGVYLIEDADNGSRHYRFGNHPVRMHDLEDKFGGCELEYLFLSREDAAAVTSALNKREE
- a CDS encoding RIO-like kinase yields the protein MKTPPQLQVLIDDGVIDEVLRPLKSGKEAAVYVVRSGDEVRCAKVYKDMAQRSFQQRVQYQEGRKVRGSREARAIGKASKYGRRQQETAWKNTEVDALYQLREAGVRVPEPFGYFHGVLVMELVTDADGFSAARLGEVELDAAQARRFHAVLVQQVKLMLCCGLIHGDLSAYNVLVGPDGPVVIDFPQVVSAGGNNAARTMLLRDVNNLTAWLGRAAPELLDTWYGEEMWELFQAGELRPDTELTGEFTPELGAVDLDSVRHAINDAREEALIRQQGREAAAAEEDY
- the yibK gene encoding putative rRNA methylase (Evidence 3 : Function proposed based on presence of conserved amino acid motif, structural feature or limited homology; Product type pe : putative enzyme) — translated: MTAASPVFHVLLYQPEIPPNTGNVIRLCANTGAHLHLIEPLGFDIDDRQLKRAGLDYHEYARMQVHPDLDTALARIAPARLFAMSTRASVRYDSVRFADGDAFLFGPETRGLPQELLETLPDGHRLRLPMQPDNRSLNLSNSVAVTVFEAWRQHGFPGAA
- a CDS encoding conserved exported hypothetical protein (Evidence 4 : Homologs of previously reported genes of unknown function), which gives rise to MNAKSIAIALAIATTGFAATAQAADIVTLETVQVRPSADQLAQAERERSSAIPTLSMVQVRPSVGQIVELAAEQAAMQVVAGSPLAIGASVGQWMVSLPAITVRPDAQQMQALAAATAKAALNGNSLGQAAQGMVAK
- the aroP gene encoding Aromatic amino acid transport protein AroP, which codes for MSANPSIAAAPPSQKLERALKPRQLIMMGLGSAIGAGLFLGSGVGIQAAGPAVLLSYLVAGTLVIIMMHAMGEMAAARPASGAFSVYAADALGATAGATIGWLWWVQLVIVIAAESVGAAGLLATLWPQLSVPLTSLAFMVVFTAINLMGVRNYGEFEFWFAILKVAAIIAFILVGIALLAGLLPGAASPGLSNVLGHGGFAPKGLAGVGAALLVVVFAFGGTEIVAVAAAETQDPERSLARAIRTVAWRILVFYIGSIGVIIAVVPWTSEALKSPFAAVLQVANIPGAATAITVIAVIALLSALNANLYGASRMIHSLAARGEAPRGLARVSARQVPVPAVLASVLFGFAATVLELLYPARVLPVLLNVVGSTCLLVWTITLVSQLILRRRAERNGTPLPFRMAGFPYLTVLALAILALIFVLLLGTAATRVQFLSMAALTAAIAVASGLARRLRRG
- a CDS encoding hypothetical protein (Evidence 5 : No homology to any previously reported sequences), yielding MGEVATTACLSADSGRLATVSGQRTLLSQLNSFDFKKMRFAHIVRKETLPPGKPEH